One Cucumis sativus cultivar 9930 chromosome 1, Cucumber_9930_V3, whole genome shotgun sequence DNA segment encodes these proteins:
- the LOC101218409 gene encoding E3 ubiquitin-protein ligase XBAT32, translated as MKFLSAVVHSFGCSASGERLVSAARDGDFQEAQALLEYNPRLARYSTFGVRNSPLHYSAAHGHHEIVYLLLHSGVDINLRNYRGQTALMQACQHGHWEVVLILVLFGANVHKADYLNGWTALHLAATNGHSRCIRLLLADYIPSIPNFREIMSRQLTDNEESISEFDHRALSQIINQKADGGITALHMAALNGQVESVQLLLEFGASVSEVTVGDGTVIDLIGAGSTALHYAACGGNAKCCQLLIARGASLTTENENGWTPLMVSRSWNKNWLEDILTTEPVERPKLIPSRYISLPLMSIVQIAREYGWTSKSAPGCQDPCVVCLERKCTVAAEGCDHEFCTRCALYLCSTNCGTTISRGPPGSVSCPLCRNGIVSFNKLRSKALAKEIARTRLSFPIRQCSQETPSKPTPLTTQLRSLELCRVHDTPLGIYFCCHRLPSINLCRKTPDICHSLVPRCANGNFQNHLGRC; from the exons ATGAAATTTTTAAGTGCTGTGGTACACTCCTTTGGATGTTCTGCATCTGGAGAACGTTTAGTTTCAGCTGCAAGAGATGGAGATTTTCAAGAAGCGCAGGCTTTGTTGGAATATAATCCGCGGTTGGCACGCTACTCTACTTTTGGTGTGCGCAATTCCCCACTCCACTACTCTGCAGCTCATGGCCATCATGAG ATTGTCTATCTTTTGCTTCACTCTGGAGTTGACATTAATTTAAGAAACTATAGGGGTCAG ACTGCTCTAATGCAAGCTTGTCAACATGGTCACTGGGAGgttgttttgattttagtaCTTTTTGGAGCCAAC GTCCACAAAGCAGATTATTTGAATGGATGGACTGCACTTCATCTTGCTGCTACGAATGGTCATTCCCGGTGCATCAGGCTTCTTCTTGCTGATTATATTCCAAGCATTCCTAATTTTAGGGAAATAATGAGTCGTCAATTAACAGACAATGAAGAATCAATCTCAGAGTTTGATCATAG GGCATTGTCTCAGATTATTAACCAAAAGGCAGATGGAGGAATTACCGCACTACACATGGCGGCCCTTAATGGGCAAGTTGAAAGCGTACAATTACTTCTGGAATTTGGGGCATCAGTTTCTGAGGTGACTGTAGGCGATGGAACCGTTATTGATCTAATAG GTGCTGGGAGCACAGCTCTTCATTATGCTGCATGCGGTGGTAATGCAAAATGTTGTCAG CTTCTGATTGCCAGGGGTGCCAGTTTGACaactgaaaatgaaaatgg TTGGACGCCTTTGATGGTCTCTCGGTCATGGAATAAAAATTGGCTTGAGGACATTCTCACCACAGAGCCTGTAGAGAGGCCAAAACTTATTCCCTCTCGTTACATATCTCTGCCCCTTATGAGTATTGTTCAAATTGCCAG AGAATATGGATGGACTAGCAAATCTGCCCCCGGATGCCAGGATCCATGTGTTGTCTGTTTAGAGAGGAAGTGTACGGTAGCTGCTGAAG GTTGTGATCATGAATTCTGTACAAGATGTGCATTATACCTCTGTTCTACAAACTGTGGGACAACCATTTCTCGTGGTCCTCCAGGTTCAGTTTCTTGTCCACTTTGTCGCAATGGCATAGTGTCATTCAACAAGCTTCGTAGCAAAGCACTTGCCAAGGAGATTGCAAGAACACGTTTGTCATTTCCAATACGCCAATGTTCTCAAGAAACACCATCAAAACCTACCCCATTAACCACCCAACTTCGATCGCTCGAGTTGTGTCGGGTCCACGACACTCCTTTGGGAATTTACTTTTGCTGCCATAGACTTCCTTCAATCAATCTCTGTCGGAAAACACCAGATATATGCCACTCCTTGGTTCCACGCTGTGCTAACGGGAACTTTCAGAACCACTTGGGCAGATGTTGA
- the LOC101221955 gene encoding VAN3-binding protein, producing the protein MDSKWNNLTSPSAAHPETMDVLSRAWCNFAVQTLNPADQVQPLGKSLLLIDTPITTTASSDPFPIIQKVEKSVKMEGEDHVKSIPSWKSNDMKSFIWMQQAMHPELNYSSYFRKKWFQWKMVPLKNLSIKKWLKEIRKSRKDENRLERAEIHAAISVAGVAAALAAIAADTSTSKHDNSSCAKDAAVASAAALVAAQCAQMAQAMGAKREQLSSVIGSAMSSTTASDILTLTAAATTSLKGAVTLKARSEYKNKSSGGVASILPIEDNHEAEIGFNLDKLRLTLAKGVLLKVESPNGKYKKRFISIVQHNDMNVILKIRKLNMLKTKQESVVLDMYIELYREEDENENVNDDDEEIHTCYLVVLMTNKGTFKLDMANDYHKYKIWATAINQMLTLSSHSFTRI; encoded by the exons ATGGACAGCAAATGGAACAATTTGACGAGTCCTTCAGCTGCACATCCTGAAACAATGGATGTGCTTTCAAGAGCATGGTGTAATTTTGCAGTTCAAACATTAAACCCAGCTGATCAGGTTCAACCACTTGGAAAATCTTTGCTTCTCATTGACACACCCATCACTACTACTGCTTCTTCAGATCCTTTTCCG aTTATTCAGAAAGTGGAGAAAAGTGTAAAGATGGAAGGTGAAGATCATGTTAAGTCTATACCATCTTGGAAATCAAATGATATGAAG TCGTTTATATGGATGCAACAAGCAATGCATCCGGAGTTGAACTACAGCAGTTATTTTCGAAAGAAATGG TTTCAATGGAAAATGGTGCCATTAAAGAACTTGTCAATAAAGAAATGGCTAAAGGAGATAAGAAAGAGCAGAAAAGACGAAAATAGGCTTGAGAGAGCTGAAATACATGCAGCTATATCAGTGGCTGGTGTAGCAGCTGCGCTTGCAGCCATTGCTGCCGACACCTCTACATCAAAACATGACAACTCAAGCTGTGCTAAGGACGCGGCTGTTGCTTCAGCAGCTGCTTTAGTAGCTGCTCAATGCGCCCAAATGGCCCAAGCAATGGGCGCCAAAAGAGAACAACTTAGCAGTGTAATTGGATCAGCCATGAGCAGTACCACTGCCAGTGATATCCTCACCCTCACAGCTGCTGCTACCACCt CATTGAAAGGAGCAGTTACACTTAAAGCAAGATCggaatacaaaaacaaatcaagCGGGGGAGTTGCATCCATACTACCTATAGAAGACAACCACGAGGCTGAGATTGGTTTCAATCTTGACAAATTAAGATTGACTCTGGCTAAAGGTGTTCTTCTCAAAGTTGAGTCACCAAATG GAAAGTATAAAAAGAGATTCATCTCTATCGTCCAACACAATGATATGAATGTAATCCTAAAGATTAGGAAGCTTAACATGTTGAAGACCAAACAAGAAa GTGTTGTGTTGGATATGTATATTGAGTTATATagggaagaagatgaaaatgaaaacgtTAATGATGACGACGAGGAGATTCATACATGTTATCTCGTTGTATTAATGACAAATAAGGGAACATTCAAGTTAGACATGGCGAATGATTATCATAAATACAAGATATGGGCCACAGCTATCAATCAAATGCTTACACTTTCTTCTCATTCTTTTACAAGAATATGa
- the LOC101218172 gene encoding transcription factor IBH1-like 1, which yields MQNSNSLKQEFFKKWMMGLQIYTTTNENMTVTERKTAIKLSADIALASSRNCATRWSRAVIARSSVDNRSCFVANGVLGRGLCERVKQISNLKITRSSWSSGKIVKRSRRVWRRRRRRNKCMAAVTIARRLVQKRTKVLRGLVPGGEFMDEISLIEETLDYMSALQAQVDVMRFLATAYNPSSSS from the coding sequence ATGCAGAACTCCAATTCGTTAAAAcaagaattttttaagaaatggaTGATGGGTCTTCAAATATACACAACCACCAACGAAAACATGACGGTCACAGAGCGAAAAACAGCCATTAAATTATCTGCTGACATAGCTTTAGCATCCTCTCGAAACTGCGCCACCCGGTGGAGTCGAGCGGTTATTGCTCGCTCCTCCGTCGATAACCGAAGCTGTTTTGTGGCTAACGGCGTACTGGGTCGTGGTCTATGCGAGAGAGTGAAGCAAATCAGCAATTTGAAAATCACGCGAAGTTCATGGAGTAGTGGGAAGATTGTGAAAAGAAGCCGTCGTGTGTGGCGGCGGCGGAGGCGGAGGAATAAATGTATGGCGGCGGTGACGATTGCAAGAAGATTAGTgcaaaaaagaacaaaagtgCTACGTGGTTTGGTTCCGGGAGGTGAATTTATGGATGAAATTTCGTTGATTGAAGAAACCCTAGATTATATGTCAGCTCTTCAAGCTCAAGTTGATGTAATGAGGTTTCTTGCAACTGCATATAatccatcatcatcatcatga